One stretch of Sporichthyaceae bacterium DNA includes these proteins:
- a CDS encoding CGNR zinc finger domain-containing protein, translated as MAMTRPLTGEPLGVDLLNTTWRSGTGPVDVLDDIAGTRDWLLEAGIAGPTTEAVREALIRARAAIRAHAEAPDSEPAISALNEVLRWGRSWPAVSATGPMVERAVEDPARWAGWLAAVDYAEQVAARPGRIRSCAHPDCVLWFVDTSARGTRRWCSMAGCGNRAKAARHYARSRPGDE; from the coding sequence ATGGCGATGACGCGACCGCTGACCGGTGAACCGCTGGGCGTGGACCTGCTGAACACCACGTGGCGCTCGGGTACCGGCCCGGTCGACGTGCTCGACGACATCGCCGGCACCCGCGACTGGCTGCTCGAAGCGGGCATCGCCGGCCCGACCACCGAAGCCGTGCGCGAGGCACTGATCCGGGCCCGGGCGGCGATCCGCGCCCACGCCGAGGCGCCCGACTCCGAACCGGCGATCTCCGCGCTCAATGAAGTTCTGCGCTGGGGTCGCAGTTGGCCGGCGGTCAGCGCGACCGGGCCGATGGTCGAGCGGGCGGTCGAGGACCCGGCCCGCTGGGCGGGCTGGTTGGCGGCGGTCGACTACGCCGAGCAGGTGGCCGCACGCCCCGGGCGGATCCGGTCCTGCGCCCATCCCGATTGCGTCCTGTGGTTCGTCGACACCAGCGCCCGCGGCACCCGGCGCTGGTGCTCGATGGCCGGCTGCGGCAACCGCGCCAAGGCCGCCCGGCACTACGCCCGGTCACGACCCGGCGACGAGTGA
- a CDS encoding pyridoxamine 5'-phosphate oxidase family protein: MATTITRGFHPGELAIQERAGVSQDAARLAGMLGAPRLEGGLARFLTEIRFAAITGRDDTGRLWTSLLTGAPGFIRVDGGSLAVATNPDPTGPLARLQPGSEVALIAIEFGIRRRARINGTLTAVGRDGCTIEVDQAFGNCPAYIQQRGLDVDDSRPKPAPTTETTTLDTELTSRQIDMVRAADTFFLGTAHPTRGMDTSHKGGRPGFVRVEPDGSVWWPDYAGNNMFNSLGNIAESPEAALLFVDFERGSALAVSGRAEVTWVPAGSPGDDGGTGRRVVLRPERVTESALPLRGTDPQPSPDNPELR; the protein is encoded by the coding sequence ATGGCGACGACGATCACGCGGGGCTTCCACCCCGGGGAGCTCGCGATCCAGGAGCGGGCCGGGGTGTCGCAGGACGCAGCTCGGTTGGCCGGGATGCTCGGAGCGCCGCGACTCGAGGGCGGGTTGGCCCGCTTCCTGACCGAGATCCGGTTCGCGGCGATCACCGGCCGCGACGACACCGGTCGGCTGTGGACGTCGCTGCTCACCGGCGCGCCGGGCTTCATCCGGGTCGACGGAGGCTCGCTCGCGGTCGCGACGAACCCGGACCCGACCGGCCCCTTGGCCCGACTGCAGCCGGGTTCGGAAGTGGCGCTGATAGCGATCGAGTTCGGGATCCGGCGCCGGGCGCGGATCAACGGCACGTTGACCGCGGTGGGCCGGGACGGGTGCACGATCGAGGTCGACCAGGCCTTCGGGAACTGCCCGGCCTACATCCAGCAGCGCGGACTCGACGTCGATGACTCGCGCCCCAAACCCGCCCCGACCACCGAGACGACCACGCTCGACACCGAACTGACGTCACGTCAGATCGACATGGTGCGTGCGGCCGACACGTTCTTCCTCGGCACCGCCCATCCCACCCGGGGGATGGACACCTCGCACAAGGGCGGCCGTCCCGGATTCGTCCGCGTCGAGCCGGACGGCTCGGTGTGGTGGCCGGACTACGCCGGGAACAACATGTTCAACAGCCTCGGCAACATCGCCGAGAGCCCGGAAGCCGCGCTGCTGTTCGTCGATTTCGAGCGCGGCAGCGCCCTGGCCGTGTCCGGCCGCGCCGAGGTGACGTGGGTGCCTGCGGGCAGCCCCGGCGACGACGGCGGCACCGGCCGCCGCGTCGTCCTGCGGCCGGAACGCGTCACCGAGTCCGCGCTCCCGCTGCGCGGCACCGACCCCCAGCCGTCCCCGGACAACCCCGAGCTGCGCTGA
- a CDS encoding VOC family protein encodes MTTATALAVRPGHVGLNVTDLARSRDFYIRVLDLEPLGQSSDAERDWVFLGRDGNVLVTLWHQADGAFTATGPGLHHLALEVASVEELHALQRRLSDLGIERRYGGIVRHAEGADSGGIYFSDPDGIRLEVYAPSGVAATGAPAPEDMPTCGHF; translated from the coding sequence ATGACCACCGCCACCGCCCTCGCCGTCCGCCCCGGGCACGTCGGGCTCAACGTCACCGACCTCGCCCGTTCCCGGGACTTCTACATCCGGGTCCTCGACCTCGAGCCGCTCGGTCAGAGCTCCGACGCCGAACGCGACTGGGTGTTCCTGGGCCGCGACGGGAACGTGCTGGTCACGCTGTGGCACCAGGCCGACGGGGCGTTCACCGCAACGGGGCCCGGACTGCATCACCTGGCGCTGGAGGTCGCGTCGGTGGAGGAGCTGCACGCGTTGCAGCGGCGCCTGTCGGACCTCGGCATCGAGCGTCGCTACGGCGGCATCGTGCGGCACGCCGAGGGCGCGGACTCCGGCGGCATCTACTTCAGCGACCCGGACGGGATCCGGCTGGAGGTCTACGCGCCGAGCGGGGTGGCCGCCACGGGCGCCCCGGCCCCCGAGGACATGCCTACCTGCGGGCACTTCTGA
- a CDS encoding DUF427 domain-containing protein, translating into MGLSWQQGPLGKAAVGRFLVAGDLPVRMLYAEPLRRRMRVRLGEDWVADSEDVLLLHEPGRYPVAWFPRADVAAVLGPRGERTEHPELGATTWLAVRTDDRVVERGAWEHPAPPEYAAVLRDRVAFVWRAMDGFYEEDERVLGHAADPYHRVDIRSTSRHLVVRVGERVVAETNGPLALYETGFATRWYVPAADVDAGALVAAEENTFCPYKGVADLLDVAGVPAAAWTYPDPYPEAARVGSLVCFDPELVEVRIDGRVLGAEPDQLVITSGADRDLTPAEAAGVRGRSPRREAERRG; encoded by the coding sequence ATGGGACTTTCCTGGCAGCAGGGGCCACTGGGCAAGGCGGCCGTCGGCCGGTTCCTTGTCGCCGGGGACCTGCCGGTCCGGATGCTCTACGCCGAGCCGTTGCGCCGCCGGATGCGGGTGCGCCTGGGAGAGGACTGGGTCGCCGACAGCGAGGACGTGCTGCTGCTGCACGAGCCCGGGCGCTACCCGGTGGCCTGGTTCCCGCGAGCCGATGTGGCGGCCGTGCTCGGGCCGCGGGGCGAGCGCACGGAGCACCCGGAACTCGGCGCCACCACCTGGCTGGCCGTGCGCACCGACGACCGGGTCGTCGAGCGGGGGGCCTGGGAGCACCCGGCGCCGCCGGAGTACGCCGCGGTGCTGCGCGACCGGGTCGCTTTCGTCTGGCGGGCGATGGACGGGTTCTACGAGGAGGACGAGCGCGTCCTCGGGCACGCGGCCGACCCGTACCACCGGGTCGACATCCGCAGCACCTCCCGGCACCTGGTGGTGCGGGTGGGCGAGCGGGTGGTTGCCGAGACGAACGGCCCGCTGGCGCTCTACGAGACCGGCTTCGCGACCCGCTGGTACGTCCCCGCCGCCGACGTCGACGCGGGCGCGCTCGTCGCGGCCGAGGAGAACACGTTCTGCCCGTACAAGGGCGTGGCCGACCTGCTCGACGTCGCCGGGGTGCCGGCCGCGGCCTGGACCTACCCCGACCCGTACCCGGAGGCGGCCCGGGTGGGCTCGCTGGTGTGCTTCGACCCCGAGCTCGTCGAGGTCCGCATCGACGGTCGGGTGCTGGGCGCCGAGCCGGACCAGCTCGTGATCACCTCGGGGGCAGATCGCGACCTGACGCCGGCCGAGGCAGCGGGGGTTCGGGGGCGCAGCCCCCGCCGCGAGGCGGAGCGTCGCGGTTAA
- a CDS encoding AfsA-related hotdog domain-containing protein — MTERLLTTVCLVGDQFAQFATHQSVRTVSGFVAEVRAGCFDNLRGPLSISWGQGITTYDRDFVRDGLRSRGLLDSVLLESEEPAVVSRSRTHKQREANAVLAGLRSTGDDTYRASLRLHPENEFLLDHQSGEHLQGMVVIEAFRQMFISVCEQFVAVRWPDRRYSYIWHGMDLRFQNFLFPVQADVECRVRDADLDDPGRLRMTVDLTVHQAGQKCASAGIEFTAFDKDGLVPKEHRAAGKTIDAVLAGATPVDTPRLLEVV, encoded by the coding sequence ATGACCGAGCGTTTGCTGACCACAGTCTGCCTGGTCGGCGACCAGTTCGCGCAGTTCGCCACTCACCAGTCCGTGCGGACGGTGTCCGGCTTCGTCGCCGAGGTGCGAGCCGGTTGTTTCGACAACCTGCGTGGCCCGCTGTCCATCAGCTGGGGCCAGGGCATCACCACCTACGACCGCGACTTCGTCCGCGACGGCCTGCGCTCCCGCGGACTGCTGGACTCGGTGCTGCTGGAGTCCGAGGAACCCGCTGTGGTCAGCCGTTCGCGTACGCACAAGCAGCGCGAGGCCAACGCGGTGCTCGCGGGCCTGCGCAGCACCGGCGACGACACCTACCGGGCCTCCTTGCGACTGCACCCGGAGAACGAGTTCCTGCTCGACCACCAGAGCGGTGAGCACCTGCAGGGGATGGTGGTCATCGAGGCGTTCCGGCAGATGTTCATCTCCGTCTGCGAGCAGTTCGTCGCGGTCCGCTGGCCGGACCGCCGCTACAGCTACATCTGGCACGGGATGGACCTGCGCTTCCAGAACTTCCTGTTCCCGGTCCAGGCCGACGTCGAGTGCCGGGTCCGCGACGCCGACCTCGACGACCCCGGCCGGCTGCGGATGACCGTCGACCTGACCGTGCACCAGGCCGGTCAGAAGTGCGCGTCGGCCGGGATCGAGTTCACTGCGTTCGACAAGGACGGGCTGGTCCCCAAGGAGCACCGCGCGGCCGGCAAGACAATCGACGCGGTCCTTGCCGGAGCGACCCCGGTCGACACCCCTCGCTTGCTCGAAGTGGTTTGA
- a CDS encoding S8 family serine peptidase, translating into MAAFLALGGAVACAETVGVGQQAWWYKSMDLAAAHQVTTGTGAVIGVIDSQIDPDVPELRGQHVVPVRNFCGGGATGKGAAAAHGTSVVVNIAGSGVGTAPGGVGVAGVAPDATVRTYAVEDATSTLSSVNCVGADEAEAVASALVTAAADGARVITTSLGGDDSPVLHDAVNAVLRSGAVLIAATGDGPVDRSVRYPAAYPGVVAVAAVDSAGAPWTGNVIEDRKAFVISAPGADIPTGSFQNGRWSSQVIYSGTSEATPLVAGSLALVAAKYPNATGNQLIQTLIHNPAGNRPFGFDTEYGYGIVSPQKMLAVDPTQYPDVNPLLPPEPSAAPTEAPTTAAPAAPNSTPTPAPLAAPKANTDIPPWLLPAGLVFIVASAWASKRWARRS; encoded by the coding sequence GTGGCCGCGTTCCTGGCGTTGGGTGGCGCGGTGGCCTGTGCCGAGACGGTGGGTGTGGGCCAGCAGGCCTGGTGGTACAAGTCCATGGACCTGGCCGCGGCCCACCAGGTGACGACCGGGACCGGGGCCGTGATCGGCGTGATCGACAGCCAGATCGACCCGGATGTGCCCGAACTGCGCGGGCAGCACGTCGTCCCGGTCCGGAACTTCTGCGGCGGCGGCGCGACCGGCAAGGGCGCGGCCGCCGCACACGGCACCTCGGTGGTGGTGAACATTGCCGGGTCCGGGGTGGGCACCGCGCCGGGTGGGGTCGGGGTCGCCGGGGTCGCACCGGACGCGACCGTGCGGACCTACGCCGTCGAGGACGCCACCAGCACCTTGTCCTCGGTCAACTGCGTCGGGGCCGACGAGGCCGAGGCCGTGGCGAGCGCGCTGGTCACGGCTGCTGCGGATGGCGCCCGGGTCATCACGACATCCCTGGGCGGCGACGACTCCCCGGTCCTGCACGACGCGGTGAACGCGGTGTTGCGCTCCGGCGCCGTGCTGATCGCCGCGACCGGCGACGGCCCGGTCGACCGCTCGGTGCGCTACCCCGCCGCCTACCCGGGCGTGGTCGCCGTGGCCGCGGTCGACTCCGCCGGTGCCCCCTGGACCGGCAACGTGATCGAGGACCGCAAGGCGTTCGTGATCTCCGCCCCGGGCGCCGACATCCCCACCGGCTCCTTCCAGAACGGCCGCTGGAGCAGCCAGGTCATCTACAGCGGAACCTCCGAGGCCACGCCCCTGGTGGCGGGCTCGCTGGCCCTGGTCGCCGCGAAGTACCCGAACGCCACGGGCAACCAGTTGATCCAGACCCTGATCCACAACCCGGCCGGCAACCGCCCCTTCGGCTTCGACACCGAGTACGGCTACGGGATTGTCTCCCCGCAGAAGATGCTCGCCGTCGACCCGACGCAGTATCCGGACGTGAACCCGTTGCTGCCTCCGGAGCCGTCCGCGGCCCCGACCGAAGCCCCGACCACGGCTGCGCCGGCCGCCCCCAACTCAACCCCTACGCCGGCACCGCTGGCCGCCCCGAAGGCCAACACCGACATCCCGCCCTGGCTCCTGCCCGCGGGCCTGGTCTTCATCGTTGCCAGCGCCTGGGCCTCGAAACGCTGGGCCCGCCGCAGTTAG
- the thiS gene encoding sulfur carrier protein ThiS — MIVDEAPLVLTVNGAAESRAFGTTLADVVAARMGFADQRRVAASVNGRVVPRIRWDSSALSDGDGVAILILVHSG; from the coding sequence ATGATCGTCGACGAGGCCCCGTTGGTGCTCACGGTGAACGGCGCCGCGGAGAGTCGCGCTTTCGGCACCACCTTGGCGGACGTGGTCGCGGCCCGCATGGGCTTCGCCGATCAGCGCCGCGTGGCCGCCTCGGTCAACGGCCGGGTCGTGCCCCGCATCCGCTGGGACTCCTCAGCGTTGTCCGACGGGGACGGCGTCGCGATCCTGATCCTGGTGCACAGCGGCTGA
- a CDS encoding PAS domain-containing protein, with the protein MASRPTRSTARLAAILDRLPDALLLVDPAGIVENANAKALEAFSAISGQPLIGLSLGELLPSMADVAEAADGADGKARRMVARSLDGVVFGVEVTCTPVPWGGGEERLLISMHHSSGIDAEAELVRTGRATQAVLRSTEEAVCGVDRDGRVVLANPAAGRLFGVRVSAIAGQELHSAVWHTKADGTPYPPNESPVARTLRTGRRIQRRPEIVWRADGTPVPVEVSTAPIKDGSEVVGAVFALTDVTESHELNRRRNRLIDLLTTEVEPLLAAFPFHAEAARVQAALTAALDYEDLMAGEGWGERPATEVNVLLTAAADVVRTAAKDVGVLIEVDDYAGKVPADSGRLAAGLAELLRIAVAASGEGEVVQLGARLDGDRVRLTVAGSDGGRPLAESMLEYLRAEGGPTGPDLGYVQLVAEGHDGRLLIEAAPGRRTFVLDLPVEVKAPPVARPHRRHARTEAPPAPSAVPPVPTPPPAPPPQAPEISGNVIPMPARRPAAEATEARPMVGEAATEVAVEDRPRPTQVLTWPRAGAGLADALGSRGLGSVALDRREPPAVVPAGTAVVLVDPQGGTLGRKMLQSLAGAVSAARLPLVLTVGLGEFGENETASEPTALIGAVLPPADRPLNVLVVEPDAGVAAALGDRLTELGYVATHARADTRAAARAGEVKPDLVLRNLALPTDRIDWLRSLNGDSPVPVIAYTTSDLTVGHSTRLSSGQSKLGLAARASGPDVEDRLAGLLAVLGG; encoded by the coding sequence ATGGCATCTCGGCCTACTCGCAGTACGGCGCGATTGGCCGCGATTCTCGACCGCCTTCCCGACGCCCTGCTGCTGGTCGATCCGGCCGGGATCGTCGAGAACGCGAACGCGAAGGCCCTTGAGGCTTTCAGTGCTATCTCGGGTCAACCGCTGATCGGACTGTCGCTGGGTGAACTGCTTCCGTCGATGGCCGATGTCGCCGAGGCGGCGGACGGTGCCGACGGCAAGGCGCGGCGGATGGTCGCCCGTTCCCTGGACGGCGTCGTGTTCGGCGTCGAGGTGACCTGCACGCCGGTCCCCTGGGGCGGCGGGGAGGAACGTCTGCTGATCTCCATGCACCACAGCAGCGGGATCGACGCCGAGGCCGAGCTGGTCCGCACCGGCCGCGCGACGCAGGCAGTGCTGCGCAGCACCGAGGAGGCCGTCTGCGGGGTCGACCGCGACGGCCGGGTGGTTCTGGCGAACCCGGCGGCGGGTCGGCTGTTCGGGGTGCGGGTCAGCGCGATCGCCGGGCAGGAGCTGCACTCGGCGGTGTGGCACACCAAGGCCGACGGCACCCCGTATCCGCCCAACGAGTCGCCGGTGGCGCGAACCCTGCGCACCGGGCGGCGGATCCAGCGCCGCCCGGAGATCGTCTGGCGGGCCGACGGCACCCCCGTCCCGGTCGAGGTCAGCACGGCGCCGATCAAGGACGGCAGTGAAGTCGTCGGGGCCGTGTTCGCGCTGACCGACGTCACCGAGAGCCACGAGCTCAACCGGCGCCGCAACCGCCTGATCGACCTGCTGACCACCGAGGTGGAGCCGCTGCTGGCGGCGTTCCCGTTCCACGCCGAGGCGGCACGGGTGCAGGCGGCACTGACCGCTGCGCTGGACTACGAGGACCTCATGGCCGGCGAAGGCTGGGGTGAGCGCCCGGCCACCGAGGTCAACGTGCTTCTGACGGCAGCCGCGGACGTGGTCCGGACGGCCGCAAAGGACGTCGGGGTGCTGATCGAGGTCGACGACTACGCCGGGAAGGTCCCGGCCGACAGCGGCCGGTTGGCCGCCGGCCTGGCCGAGTTGCTGCGGATCGCTGTCGCCGCGAGCGGCGAGGGCGAGGTTGTCCAGCTCGGCGCCCGCCTGGACGGCGACCGGGTGCGACTGACGGTCGCCGGTAGCGACGGCGGTCGGCCGCTGGCCGAGTCGATGCTCGAGTACCTGCGGGCCGAGGGCGGCCCGACCGGGCCGGACCTGGGCTACGTCCAGTTGGTGGCCGAGGGGCACGACGGTCGGCTGCTGATCGAGGCGGCGCCGGGGCGCCGGACGTTCGTGCTCGACCTGCCGGTCGAGGTCAAGGCGCCGCCTGTGGCACGTCCGCACCGGCGGCACGCCCGGACCGAGGCGCCGCCGGCTCCGTCCGCGGTCCCTCCGGTCCCCACGCCGCCTCCGGCCCCGCCGCCGCAAGCGCCGGAGATCTCCGGCAACGTGATCCCGATGCCCGCTCGGCGGCCGGCGGCAGAGGCCACCGAGGCCCGGCCGATGGTCGGTGAGGCGGCCACCGAGGTAGCAGTCGAGGACCGACCGCGGCCCACCCAGGTGCTGACCTGGCCGCGGGCCGGCGCCGGCTTGGCCGACGCGCTGGGCTCGAGAGGGCTGGGCTCGGTGGCCCTGGACCGGCGGGAGCCGCCGGCGGTCGTGCCCGCGGGCACCGCCGTCGTGCTGGTCGACCCGCAGGGCGGGACCCTGGGGCGCAAGATGCTTCAGTCGCTGGCCGGCGCGGTTTCCGCCGCCCGGTTGCCGCTCGTGCTGACCGTTGGGCTGGGCGAGTTCGGTGAGAACGAGACCGCCAGCGAGCCGACGGCCCTGATCGGGGCCGTGCTGCCGCCCGCCGACCGGCCGTTGAACGTCCTGGTCGTCGAGCCGGACGCCGGGGTGGCCGCGGCGCTGGGCGACCGGTTGACCGAGCTGGGATACGTGGCGACCCACGCCCGGGCCGACACCCGCGCGGCGGCCCGGGCCGGCGAGGTCAAGCCGGACCTGGTGCTGCGGAACCTGGCGCTGCCGACTGACCGGATCGACTGGCTGCGCAGCCTCAACGGCGACTCGCCGGTCCCGGTCATCGCCTACACGACCTCGGATCTGACGGTGGGTCACTCGACCCGGCTCAGCTCCGGGCAGAGCAAGCTCGGGCTGGCCGCCCGGGCGTCCGGCCCGGACGTCGAGGACCGACTGGCCGGACTGCTGGCGGTTCTCGGCGGCTGA
- a CDS encoding DUF2165 family protein, translating into MSVESPSARVTAHRRVLDRLDRAPEPAAGVRTGLAPMAVFVLGGIALWLSLIALNNATDFDTNRTLIGDTISMKAIIADHAAGRGLAWRAWSGGAAGPLFAAIIAYQVLTAGFLWRAVVTGIRAIRTPGADLTPFVRRTNQALMMFAGLFLFFLIGGLWFAYWLHLGPAQQVHFTLLVVGALLAILVNLIPIVEAVLERSRTTGS; encoded by the coding sequence ATGAGCGTGGAATCCCCCTCGGCACGTGTCACTGCGCACCGCAGGGTGCTCGATCGACTCGACCGGGCACCCGAACCGGCGGCCGGGGTCCGCACCGGGCTCGCGCCGATGGCGGTCTTCGTGCTGGGTGGGATCGCGTTGTGGCTGAGCCTGATCGCGCTCAACAACGCCACCGACTTCGACACCAACCGCACCCTGATCGGCGACACGATCAGCATGAAGGCGATCATCGCCGACCACGCCGCGGGCCGTGGGCTGGCGTGGCGGGCCTGGTCCGGTGGGGCCGCCGGGCCGCTGTTCGCCGCGATCATCGCCTACCAGGTCCTGACCGCCGGGTTCCTGTGGCGGGCCGTGGTGACCGGCATCCGCGCGATCCGGACCCCGGGGGCGGACCTGACGCCGTTCGTCCGCCGTACCAATCAGGCGCTGATGATGTTCGCCGGGCTGTTCCTGTTCTTCCTGATCGGCGGGCTGTGGTTCGCCTACTGGCTGCACCTCGGGCCGGCCCAGCAGGTCCACTTCACATTGCTCGTCGTCGGCGCGCTACTGGCGATCCTGGTGAACCTGATCCCGATCGTCGAGGCGGTGCTGGAGCGGTCCCGCACAACCGGCTCATGA
- a CDS encoding long-chain fatty acid--CoA ligase → MRSTMQDSPLTISRIVRYATTVHSEAEVVTWTGSDSRRASYETLGRRAARLANALRGLGITGDQRVGTFAWNNAEHLEAYAAVPAMGAVLHTLNIRLFAEQLSYIANHAGDEVIIVDGSLVGLLAPMLPHMLTVRHVLVTGGADRSPLEGCGKAVHDYEEVLAAASDEFDFSDDLIDDEHDAAAMCYTSGTTGNPKGVVYSHRSIWLHSMQCCMAETFGMSARDRSLLIVPMFHAMAWGMPYAALLCGGSVLMPDRFLQPEPLAKFISVERPTLAGGVPTVLTGLLAYLDANPTDVSSLREVAVGGSACPPALMKGWEERHGVRLLHAWGMTETSPIGSIGRPPPNASPELAWVRRLSQGRMPGAVEGRLVGDDGTVLPNDGSSLGELEVRGPWIAGSYHQNRDMPDPDTGAAKFHDGWLRTGDVGSLTPDGFLTLSDRAKDVIKSGGEWISSVDLENTLMGHPDVLEAAVIGVPDPKWDERPLAAVVPRPDTKVDFAELREFLAEKVARWQLPEHWAFVAEIPKTSVGKFDKKVLRAQHAAGELDVTTLG, encoded by the coding sequence ATGCGCAGCACCATGCAGGACTCGCCGCTGACGATCAGCCGGATCGTCCGCTACGCGACCACCGTCCACTCCGAGGCGGAGGTGGTCACCTGGACCGGTTCCGACTCCCGCCGGGCCTCCTACGAGACGCTCGGACGCCGCGCCGCGCGTCTGGCGAACGCCCTGCGCGGGCTGGGCATCACCGGGGACCAACGCGTCGGCACGTTCGCGTGGAACAACGCCGAACACCTCGAGGCCTACGCCGCCGTGCCGGCGATGGGCGCGGTGCTGCACACGTTGAACATCCGGCTGTTCGCGGAGCAGTTGTCCTACATCGCCAACCACGCCGGTGACGAGGTGATCATCGTCGACGGCAGCCTGGTCGGGCTGCTCGCGCCGATGCTTCCGCACATGCTGACGGTTCGTCACGTCCTCGTGACCGGCGGCGCCGACCGCTCGCCGCTGGAGGGCTGCGGCAAGGCTGTCCACGACTACGAGGAGGTCCTGGCCGCCGCCTCCGACGAGTTCGACTTCTCCGACGACCTCATCGACGACGAACACGACGCCGCGGCGATGTGCTACACGAGCGGCACCACCGGCAACCCCAAGGGCGTCGTCTACTCGCACCGTTCGATCTGGCTGCACTCGATGCAGTGCTGCATGGCCGAGACGTTCGGGATGTCGGCCCGCGACCGGTCATTGCTCATCGTGCCGATGTTCCACGCGATGGCCTGGGGCATGCCGTACGCGGCGCTGCTGTGCGGCGGCAGCGTGCTGATGCCGGACCGGTTCCTGCAGCCCGAGCCGCTGGCCAAGTTCATCTCCGTCGAACGCCCGACCCTGGCCGGCGGCGTGCCGACCGTGCTCACCGGGCTGCTGGCCTACCTCGACGCGAACCCGACCGACGTGTCCTCGCTGCGCGAGGTGGCCGTCGGCGGGTCCGCGTGTCCGCCGGCACTGATGAAGGGCTGGGAGGAGCGCCACGGCGTCCGCCTGCTGCACGCCTGGGGCATGACCGAGACCTCGCCGATCGGCTCCATCGGCCGGCCGCCGCCCAACGCGTCGCCCGAACTGGCCTGGGTCCGGCGGCTGAGTCAGGGCCGGATGCCGGGTGCGGTCGAGGGGCGTCTGGTCGGCGACGACGGCACGGTCCTGCCGAACGACGGCAGCAGCCTCGGTGAGCTCGAGGTGCGCGGCCCGTGGATCGCCGGTTCCTACCACCAGAACCGGGACATGCCCGACCCGGACACCGGGGCGGCCAAGTTCCACGACGGCTGGCTGCGGACCGGCGACGTCGGCTCGCTGACGCCGGACGGCTTCCTGACGCTGTCCGACCGGGCCAAGGACGTGATCAAGTCCGGCGGGGAGTGGATCTCCTCGGTGGACCTGGAGAACACGCTCATGGGCCATCCGGACGTGCTGGAGGCCGCGGTGATCGGCGTCCCGGACCCGAAGTGGGACGAGCGTCCGCTGGCCGCGGTGGTCCCGCGGCCGGACACGAAGGTGGACTTCGCGGAGCTGCGTGAGTTCCTCGCCGAGAAGGTCGCCCGCTGGCAGCTGCCGGAACACTGGGCGTTCGTGGCCGAGATCCCGAAGACCTCGGTCGGCAAGTTCGACAAGAAGGTGCTCCGGGCCCAGCACGCCGCCGGTGAACTGGACGTCACGACCCTGGGCTGA